A region from the Aegilops tauschii subsp. strangulata cultivar AL8/78 chromosome 5, Aet v6.0, whole genome shotgun sequence genome encodes:
- the LOC109776470 gene encoding uncharacterized protein translates to MARKLMYPRILAVLALVMAAAWTPCSADTTVPTKGTAAASGDSVPVPAAAGAPVSSTVAVPAAGAVATQATATNSKKIPLAPPDVVEPAAEVVSALPVPVPETLPSAEGLGFGSSGFNGGQGGFGCCGGFGYNGGLGYNNGPLFFNSAPARRLGMRSMATGNGLAALLVAGAAAMFYVPTRCCMWFGKDPYVDVPHAYGMPHAASYNIYTPSPSPSPTYITYSMAHNRMYPWSLALVALVLATSWMCSLQPCSADTMVPQPTTAAASADNVPVRPAASVPLGSPAPTPAATPATPAMATASKKIPLPVPVPETIPGAEGLGFGGGYGGQTVPGGGLGGFNGDQGFFGGCCGGFGYNGGPGYNNGPLFFNSAPATRLRLRMVATGNGFAPLLVAGAAAMFYA, encoded by the exons ATGGCACGCAAGCTCATGTACCCACGGATCCTCGCCGTGCTCGCACTTGTCATGGCAGCAGCATGGACGCCGTGCTCCGCCGACACGACGGTGCCAACCAAAGGCACAGCAGCGGCAAGCGGAGACAGCGTACCCGTCCCAGCTGCTGCAGGTGCGCCGGTAAGTTCAACAGTCGCCGTACCCGCAGCCGGTGCAGTGGCGACGCAAGCCACGGCCACGAATTCCAAGAAGATCCCGTTGGCGCCACCAGACGTGGTCGAGCCGGCAGCAGAGGTGGTGTCGGCGCTGCCGGTGCCGGTGCCCGAGACTCTTCCCAGCGCAGAAGGCCTTGGATTCGGCAGCAGCGGGTTCAACGGTGGCCAGGGCGGCTTCGGATGCTGCGGAGGGTTCGGGTACAACGGTGGGCTCGGCTACAATAACGGGCCGCTGTTCTTCAACTCGGCGCCGGCGAGAAGATTGGGCATGAGGAGCATGGCGACCGGAAATGGCCTCGCGGCTCTGCTGGTTGCTGGTGCTGCGGCCATGTTTTAT GTACCTACACGATGTTGCATGTGGTTTGGTAAAGACCCGTACGTCGACGTACCACATGCATACGGCATGCCCCATGCTGCTAGCTACAACATATATACAC CATCTCCTTCTCCGTCGCCAACGTACATCACCTACTCTATGGCTCACAACCGCATGTACCCATGGAGCCTCGCACTGGTGGCGCTCGTTCTGGCCACGTCGTGGATGTGCTCACTTCAACCATGCTCCGCTGACACGATGGTGCCTCAGCCGACCACGGCAGCGGCAAGCGCAGACAACGTACCCGTCCGACCTGCCGCAAGTGTGCCGCTTGGTTCACCGGCTCCCACACCCGCAGCCACACCGGCGACGCCAGCGATGGCCACGGCGTCCAAGAAAATCCCGCTGCCCGTGCCGGTACCCGAGACAATTCCCGGCGCGGAAGGCCTCGGCTTCGGCGGTGGATACGGCGGGCAGACGGTGCCCGGCGGCGGCCTCGGCGGGTTCAACGGAGACCAGGGCTTCTTCGGCGGATGCTGCGGAGGCTTCGGGTACAACGGCGGTCCTGGGTACAATAACGGGCCGCTGTTCTTCAACTCGGCGCCCGCAACAAGACTGAGGCTGAGGATGGTGGCGACGGGCAACGGCTTCGCGCCTCTGCTGGTGGCTGGTGCTGCAGCCATGTTTTACGCGTGA